The region CTGCAAATAGGAACTTTGTCTCAGAAATTTAAAACAAAATATTATGAGGGCAAGATTCGACATGGCAACAACTGATAAAGCTGCCTACAAAGCAATGTTTGGACTGGAAGGCTATCTTCAGACTATCTCTTTAAACTCCATTCAGAAAGAATTAATTAAAATCAGAGCTTCACAGATTAACGGGTGTGCTTTCTGTTTGGATATGCATACAAAAGATGCTATGAAATATGGGGAAACTCCTCAGAGAATCTATCTTTTGAATGCATGGAGAGAAGCATTGGAATTATATACGGAAGAAGAACAGGTGCTTTTGGCAATGACTGAAGAGATCACGTTGATCAGTCAAAAAGGATTAACTGACGAAACGTATGACAAAGCAAAACAGCTTTTTGATGAAAGTCAAATCGCTCAAATCATCATGGCAATTATTACGATCAATGCATGGAACAGAATTGCGATAAGTACGCATATGCCGATTGCGAAATAACGGGCATTATTTATAAAAAACGCTTCTCAATTTTGAGAAGCGTTTTTTTCTGAATTGTAACTAAACCTCTTTCAAAGCAGTATTAATAGAATCCAACTCTTCCTGAGATAAATCTAAAGACATTGCTTTTGCATTTTCAATCGCTTGTTGGGCATTTCTTGCTCCTGCTAAAACTACTGTAATGGCCGGCTGTAAAGTTGCCCATCTCAAAACCAACTGAGAAATCGTTGCTCCTTTTTCCTGGGCAATCGGTTCGATCTTGTCTAAGAAACTTTTCACTTTTGGTAAGTCAAATTGTGAAAAATAACCGTTTCTGTGATCGTTTTCTTTTAGCTGGGTTTCTTTGAAATATTTTCCTGTCAAAAGACCTCTTTCCATCGGACTGTATACAATAATTCCTGAATTATTTTCTAAAGAGTAAGGAACCAGATCATTTTCAATAGCTCGGTTCAGCATACTGTAAGAAACCTGATTGCTGGCTAATTTCAGCGTTTTATCAGCTTCTTCCATTTGCTCAACGGAGTAGTTACTCACTCCTGCAGCTCTTATTTTTCCTTGTTGAATTAATAGCTCTAAAGTTTCCATGGTTTCGCTGATCGGTGTTGTAGAATCCGGCCAGTGCAACTGTAAAAGATCGATGTAGTCTGTTCCCAGTCTTTTTAAACTTTCTTCAACTTCTTTGATAATGTTTTCTTTGGATGCGAATTTATAAACAGGAATTTTTTCGCCGTCTTTTTCCGCATCAAAGAAAAAATCTCCTTTACTATTATTACTTCCGTCCCAGACCAATCCGAATTTTGTCAATAACTGAATTTTCGAACGGTCTTTTCCTTTGATCGCTTCCCCAATCATTTCTTCGCTCAGCCCAAAACCGTAAAAAGGAGCGGTATCAATTGAAGTAACTCCATGATCTAGAGAAGCGTGGATTGAATGTATGGAATCTTGTTTCTCATTTCCTCCCCACATATTTCCACCGATGGCAAAAGCTCCGTGAGTAATCACTGAAAGTTCCAGATCAGTGTTTCCTAATTTTCTATATTCCATTTTCTTATTTAAATTTTGATTGCAAAGTTTTTAGCTTTGAAATGATTGAAAATATTCTCAGTTTTGTCATTCTGACGAAGGAAGAATCTAGGCTGTTTTACTAGAGATTCTTCACTTCGCTTTGCTTCGTTCAGAATGACAGAAGAAGTCATTATAATAAGTGACAATTTCAAACGATTAACTAAAAACTTTAATGAGTTTATTTTTTTAGTTCTTTTAAAATGGCTTCGCCAACACTTTTTGCAGACTGCGGATTCTGTCCTGTAATCACGCGTTGATCTGTTACTACATGGTTCTGCCAAAGTCCTGATTTCTCAAATTTTGCTCCTCTTTCTTTTAATTGATCTTCCAGAAGAAACGGCACCACATTCGTTAATTTTACTTCGGATTCTTCTTCATTGGTAAAAGCATTGATTTTTTTACCATCTACTAAATATTTACCGTTATTCAGTTTGATATTGACCAAACC is a window of Candidatus Chryseobacterium colombiense DNA encoding:
- a CDS encoding carboxymuconolactone decarboxylase family protein, translated to MRARFDMATTDKAAYKAMFGLEGYLQTISLNSIQKELIKIRASQINGCAFCLDMHTKDAMKYGETPQRIYLLNAWREALELYTEEEQVLLAMTEEITLISQKGLTDETYDKAKQLFDESQIAQIIMAIITINAWNRIAISTHMPIAK
- a CDS encoding aldo/keto reductase, producing the protein MEYRKLGNTDLELSVITHGAFAIGGNMWGGNEKQDSIHSIHASLDHGVTSIDTAPFYGFGLSEEMIGEAIKGKDRSKIQLLTKFGLVWDGSNNSKGDFFFDAEKDGEKIPVYKFASKENIIKEVEESLKRLGTDYIDLLQLHWPDSTTPISETMETLELLIQQGKIRAAGVSNYSVEQMEEADKTLKLASNQVSYSMLNRAIENDLVPYSLENNSGIIVYSPMERGLLTGKYFKETQLKENDHRNGYFSQFDLPKVKSFLDKIEPIAQEKGATISQLVLRWATLQPAITVVLAGARNAQQAIENAKAMSLDLSQEELDSINTALKEV